GGCGGATGGCCGCGGTCTGCACGGCGAGACAGCAGACGGTGATGGCGATCGCCGAGCAGACCAGGAAGACGTCTCCGAGGCCGGTGCCGAGGGTGGACTTGACCAGGTAGGGCATGCCGAGCGTGCCGAGCTCCTCGGCGTCGATGTCGCCGACCGCCATCATGCCGACGAGCATCAGCAGGCCGCCCGCGAGGAACGCGGCGGTGAGGGCGCGGAGGATGGCGCGGGGAGCGTGACGGCGGGGCTCCTTGGTCTCCTCGGCGAGCGAGCCGGCGGTGTCGAAGCCGTAGAAGACGTAGGCGCTCATGATCGAGGCCGCCAGGAAGGCGCCGAGATAGCCGGCCGAGTGTCCGGCCCCGGTGCCGGCGGTGTGCAGGACGACCTGGGGTCCGCGCTTGATGTGCACGGCCAGCATGACGATGAGCAGGACGACGCCGATCAGCTCGACGGCGACGCCCAGGTTGTTGATCTTCGCCATCAGGCGGACGCCCACGATGTTGACGACCGTGGTGAACACGACCAGGCCCAGGGCGAGCAGGATCGCGTTCTTCGCGCCGTTCGGGGTGGTGGTCACGCCCGCGTCCTCGGCGTCACCGACGATCTGGAAGGCCGACGAGACCTGCGGCAGGATGATCTGGTACGCGACGGCGACCGCGGCGGCGGTGACGATCGCGCCCACGGTCATGATCCAGCCCGCCATCCACGAGGTGACCGGTCGCGCGATCTGCTTGGACCACTGGTACACGCCGCCGGCCAGCGGGAACTGGCCCGCCATCTCGGCGAAGCAGAGGGCGACGGCACCCTGGCCGATGAAGACGATCGGCCAGGTCCAGATGAAGGCCGGGCCGCCGGCGCCGAAGCCGAAGCCGAAGAGCTGGAACACGCCGGTCATGATCGAGATGTAGCTGAAGCCCGCGGCGAAGCTGGAGAAGGAGCCGAGGGAGCGTTCCAGTTCCTGCTTGTAGCCGAAGCGTGCGAGGTCGGTGGTGTCGTCGTCGGGGGGTGTCGCCGCGGTTCTGATGGTTCCCGGGTTGCTCATGGTCGCTCCAGTGGCAGGCAGGGGACTGGGAGAGGTGCTTGCTGCGCGGACCGGGTGGAGTCGGGAGGTGCGGACGTGCGGGGCCGGGGGAGTGGGTGGAGTCCGGACGTGCGGGGGCCGGGGAGTGGGTGGTGCCGCGTCAGCCGGCGAACCAGTGCTGGGCGGCGGGGGTGACGGTGCGCCAGATGTGCTTGGTCTCCTGGTACTCGCGCAGGCCCGACGGGCCGAGTTCGCGACCTGTACCGGACTGCTTGTACCCGCCCCATTCGGCCTGCGGCACATAGGGGTGGTAGGTGTTGATCCAGACGGTGCCCAGGCGGAGCTTGGCCGCGACGCGCTCGCCGCGTCCTGCGTCCTGCGTCCACACGGCGCCGGCCAGGCCGTACGGGGTGTCGTTGGCCAGGGCCACCACCTCGTCCTCGTCGTCGAAGAGTTCGACGGTGAGGACGGGGCCGAACACCTCCTCGCGGACCACCGTCATGCCGGCGTGGCAGCCGTCGAGCACGGTGGGCCGCAGGAAGAAGCCGGCCTGCAGCCCGGCTTCGGTCGGCCGGCCGCCGCCGGCGCGGACCACCGCGCCCTCGGCGAGGGCGCCGGCGAGGAGGCGTTCGACCTTCGCGCGGTGCTCGGCGGAGACCAGCGGGCCGGTCTCGGTCCCCTTTTCGAGGCCGTCGCCGAGCCGGATGAGGTCGGTCCGGCGGGCCAGCTCGGCGGTGAACTCGGCGTGCAGGCTGCGGTGCAGCAACAGCCGTGAGCCGGCCGAGCAGACCTGGCCGGAGTGCAGGAAGGCGGCGGTGAGCGCGAAGTCGACCGCGG
The window above is part of the Kitasatospora sp. HUAS MG31 genome. Proteins encoded here:
- a CDS encoding amino acid permease, which produces MSNPGTIRTAATPPDDDTTDLARFGYKQELERSLGSFSSFAAGFSYISIMTGVFQLFGFGFGAGGPAFIWTWPIVFIGQGAVALCFAEMAGQFPLAGGVYQWSKQIARPVTSWMAGWIMTVGAIVTAAAVAVAYQIILPQVSSAFQIVGDAEDAGVTTTPNGAKNAILLALGLVVFTTVVNIVGVRLMAKINNLGVAVELIGVVLLIVMLAVHIKRGPQVVLHTAGTGAGHSAGYLGAFLAASIMSAYVFYGFDTAGSLAEETKEPRRHAPRAILRALTAAFLAGGLLMLVGMMAVGDIDAEELGTLGMPYLVKSTLGTGLGDVFLVCSAIAITVCCLAVQTAAIRLLFSMARDGRLPFGSSLAKVSPTSNTPVVPAAVTGVLTIALLLVNIGNQRVFYILTSVAIILFYIPYLLVTAPMLVRRLRGQWPRADHGPYFSMGRKGLVVNIVAVGYGLAMTVNLAWPRAAVYGEDHWYYQWGAIVFTGAISAIGGLLYLRYRRRGGTAQHSAATGPAAGDTLEAEA